AAGGTGCAGTTCTTCATTTTggtttcactgaaataaatacaatgaCTCCCACAGATGTGCAGTATAATGGAATAACGTACAAGAAGGGCCAATTTGTAGTCAGTAGGAATGATGAGTCACTGGAGTTTGGTGAACTCATCCTTACTTTGGTGAAGGATGAATCTGCACTTCATTTTCTGATGAGAGTGTATCGTGGAGAATTTCTTCCACACTACCACATGTACTTTGTAAAGGATGAAACAAGAAGATTAGAATGCAGACACATTAGTAAACTGATTGACATGTGGCCATTGTCGTCTTACATAAAAGATGGGAATCGGTTTGTACCATTAAAGCATAGTGTTTTGGCAGTGTAAAGGCTTGATATTAATAGTTCAGAGATCaacctttttttagttttctgtatttcaaCAGATATTATGGATACACAAAAGGACATCCGGGATGCCATTCGAGCAGTGCTTCCTGGTCTTTCACAGGAGGTTTTGGCTGCTTTAGAGGATGTGTTGGAGAAACTCGGCACTACAACCACAGATGATTTCCAGTATATTACCGAAGGAGACTTATTGCCTGTGCTGAAGCCCATACAGGCCAGAAGACTGGTTGCTGCATGGGCCCAAAATAGTAAGTATTTTGAGATAAAGTCTTGTGTAACTTTTGCATCAAAACATGTGCTTTACACCTACCTACAGATCAAAGTTGAAAATGAAAGGTCAACAAAGACAAATTTCAATCACATTtcatatgtttgtttatttgacaaGGACAACAATGTATacttatatttaatgtttttcaattTCATGTGTTGTACCTTTCCAGACTCAATGGCTTCAACTTCAGGCGGGGCATCCTCCTCTCCTCAATCCGTTCAGTCCTCTCAATCTGCAGCCTCACTTTCACAACCATCGTCTGCTGCTACTTCATCGCCTTCCCTGAGCTGCTCCCCAGTTTTGCCAACCTGGGTTGACAGTTTTCAGATACCGTGGCAGAAGCTTCCAGAAGAGCTGATACAGACTTTGGAACGACAGAAAAGGCCAAGTGCACGACTTCGAAGACAAATGGTGAGGATTATTGTCTCTGAAATGATGCTGATTTGCAAGAATCCAACCAAACGCAACACTACTGAAATAGCAGAAAGGATGGTGAGCAGGTATCCAAAGTCACTTAAGGATGTCATTGATGGTGACGTTATTGGACTTGGTTATCATTCCTTGGTAAAACAACTTCAGGCAAGAATTGAAAATGTCAAACGACAAGACACACCAAAGATAACTAAACGCAAGGCAGAATCAGATAATGACACTGATGAGATACCGGCTGAGCAGAAAGCCAGTGTTCAAGACACGTATGGCTGTGTCAACTGGGCGCCAAAGTTTTTGCCCCTTTCTGAGACTGTAGAGAGTCAGcttaagaaaaaagaagacatgaAAAAGatgttcaaagacaaaaaatatgctACAGAAGATGTGAAAGAACTTATCAAGTCCACCTATTACATGCAACGACAGGTCATCAATAAAGGTACAAGCATCCTGAAGCTATGCCAAGAATGGCCTTTTTTGTTCCATGAAACTGGCATGGGAGAACACTTCCAGCAACTTACTGGCATCAGTCTGATGGAAGCCTTCTTCACCAATCTGGACAAAAAGGGGGAGCGCATCCTCAACTtccttaaaactgtttttgctcAGAAAGAACAACAAATTCTGGAGTCTCTCCTCAAGTTAGCAAGTGAAAAAGGTCAGTCCAGTGGTTGTACAGAGATGATTCTTCTTCTACTTGCTTTTTTTGGTGAGAAGGAAGAGCATATGTTCCACTATGTTGAGAAGACGAGCCTTGCTGAAGAGGTTGAGATGGAGAATGTGCCAGCAACACCCTGCCTTATTGTGTGTGGTATGTCTGAACCAAGTTGACAAAGTAGTTGAATGGTTCACACAGGGGCTTtttgtgatatatatatttgttcatgttttttattcaaagggTCCTCTTGCTTCACTGCGGACTGCTTCATGTTGAGTATTGATCAGAAGATTATCAATGACCACATCACTGCCTTCTCCTGTGCCATCTGCCTGATGTTTGGCAGTTACTACTGTTTCAATATACACTACCCAGTGGGACTGCGGTCAACACTGGAGTTCCTCCAGAGGTAATTGTTATACTTACACACAGTCTACATTTACCAGCAAGATAAAGTTTTCACAATATAGATCAGAATATTACTAGTTACCgaaatataataaatacaaaaaacaattggaggggaaaaaactgCTAAATCTAAATATTCGTGATAGAAATAATGCCAgtagaaactgtaaaaatgttttatcatttctttgcTGTTGCTGAGCAGTGtttaaattgtatattttttatggCCATGGACACAGAAGAGTTCTTCAATCTGTTTGTGAAGCAGGATAGGCACAAAAGCCTGTCACTAAATATTCCTCTGGCTCTGCCACTGAATCCAGCGACCACAAAGCTGGATCTCGTGATATCTCTCTGTTAAGTCATTTATAAACATAAcattaaatgcaataaaatttCTTTTCTTCAAGGTGTTTCTTTTCAATTAATCCGGAGAGAGGAACAAAAGTTGAGCATAGCAAGAGGAGGAAGATCTTGGCGGTCAACCCAAGAGTCCTCACACTCATCGCTGACCTTGCAGACCATGAGTGGACTTAGACCATGCTTTGTGAGTCATGTGATATGATGTGTAATGTTATGTTGTGGTGCCCAGCACAGACTGTTTAGATGTGACTAGGAGTTGTTTGACCTGATCCATTTGTTAGAAAGTTCTTATTTCTGTGTATGTGCCAATTCAATATGACATATGGATTATTCATTTGAAACACATTGCACCGGGGTTGAAGTGATAATGTGTCATATCTGTTCAAACTTTTGTACTAATATAAGTGCTTGCTGCTTTTTGGAAGATGTGTTACAAGTTCTTTGTAATCACTGTTCACAGGGTTGTGAGAAGTTTGTACAGCCCaaaaacttttcattaaatggaaaaaatacaatgaagTTTGGTTTATTGgatattttatgtaaaatttaCTTATACTTTTCCATGTTTTTACCATGAGACAAAACTGGTAGCACATTATTTAGCTGCTATAATCGATTTGATAATTTTACCAAGtaaatttgcactttttaatttcacaatttGCACTaactaaacatttctttaatgtttcaatgttaatttttagccaaaaagtttcttttttcttacttttatataacattatGGCTTCAAAGTCAGTAATTAACCATAAAATCAGCAATACTGGTGCTCTTTTACCATTAAAGAAAAGGATAAATATCCTAGTTTTACAGGTTTTTCCCTTTGAGAAATAAAGGCAAAACGTATTAATACAGTAATTTAGGGAAATGTTTGCATGgtaaaactgttaaatttacagtaaaatgttttcaaatttcatGTCATGAACTGCATATTAGATCaattttaggacaaaatgtcattttttataatgGTAATAATAgtaatttttacattaaaaggttaaaaaaaacaatttattactGTAGAATCAGCAACACCAATACTCATCTATCATAATTGTAAACAATATCTTACTGTAATTTTAACGGTGAAATTCTGGCAACCACAGCTGCCAGAGAATTACTgtttaaaatacagacaaaaccCTGTAATTATACAGGAATTCAGTgacatattttataatttagattgttaattttacagcaAAATACTTTCATATTTCATGGCTCTAACTGTATTTgcaatattgttttaatgtaaattttagGATACAACTTGATCAATTTCAAtggtaaaaactgtcatttttacagtaaaaggtTGAATAAAACACCATTTATTACTGTAGAATCAGCAATTGTAAAAATTGTCTGACTGTAATTTTTACGGTTAAGTTCTGGCAACCACAGCTGCCAGTACTTTAccataaaaattacattttttttttacagtgcaggaAACAAAGCCAGAAAGGAGGGAAATACTCCAGTGAGCGTTTTCCCTTCTTCTGGGTGTGTGCAGATGTATTTGGATTGAATGGGAAAATAATTGGattgaattgaattttcttTGGAAAGCGCCTTGAGATTACTTTGCTGTGTATTGGTGCTGTATAAGTAAACTGAGTTGAATTGAAATTGactggtgggggtggggtggggtggcaTTAATTTATTCCACTGCTGGCATAAAAGTCCCCAAAAAGTCCGCTTCTAGAAACAGGAGATAAAAGCACGAGTCCTGTCTCGACAGCATCTCTGTCTTCATGCAGCCTCATGTCAGAACATGAGTCACATAAAGCGTTCTTCGAGCAATTTGCACACAGATTTTGAGATAGAACTAGGCACGCCGGGGACAATTCTGACTCTCTAACCTGCCCCTCTCGCATCAACCTCCATCATCTCgctagaaataattacagtgaTTAGAAGAAGTGAGTGGACAGCAGCTGCGATTAGCATATTGTCGAGGCCAAATACTAATGGATTTGGTATgcattgtgtatgtgtgtcctGCCTTGGTCACGTGCCTGCATGCCCCCACTTGCTGGCTAAGGAAGAAAAATCCAATTAGCCACCAGCAAGCTCTCAAGTGGAAGTGAGAAATTGAGAAGCTCAGACAAAAGCACAGACACAGAGCAGACTGGAATAATAATGTGTACtactggaggagctgcagaacatTTTTCTCACGACTCCGCTCACAATGGCTGCGTTTACGTGTCCATAATGATCGCTTTAATGTCAGTTAAGTTAAAGTAATGACTTAGTAACTCGTAAAAATGATTGTGTGACTCTCACCTCCAGTTCATCGCAGctctttgtgttgattttacAGCCCAGTAGTTTCGGGGTTCGGTTCATTCTCAGTTCTCCTCATCCTGCCTGCAGCATGCATCTGTTTtcagagagagaggaaaaaaaaaacactagaagATACCACCCTAACA
This genomic stretch from Kryptolebias marmoratus isolate JLee-2015 linkage group LG6, ASM164957v2, whole genome shotgun sequence harbors:
- the LOC112450320 gene encoding uncharacterized protein LOC112450320, whose protein sequence is MDTQKDIRDAIRAVLPGLSQEVLAALEDVLEKLGTTTTDDFQYITEGDLLPVLKPIQARRLVAAWAQNNSMASTSGGASSSPQSVQSSQSAASLSQPSSAATSSPSLSCSPVLPTWVDSFQIPWQKLPEELIQTLERQKRPSARLRRQMVRIIVSEMMLICKNPTKRNTTEIAERMVSRYPKSLKDVIDGDVIGLGYHSLVKQLQARIENVKRQDTPKITKRKAESDNDTDEIPAEQKASVQDTYGCVNWAPKFLPLSETVESQLKKKEDMKKMFKDKKYATEDVKELIKSTYYMQRQVINKGTSILKLCQEWPFLFHETGMGEHFQQLTGISLMEAFFTNLDKKGERILNFLKTVFAQKEQQILESLLKLASEKGQSSGCTEMILLLLAFFGEKEEHMFHYVEKTSLAEEVEMENVPATPCLIVCGSSCFTADCFMLSIDQKIINDHITAFSCAICLMFGSYYCFNIHYPVGLRSTLEFLQR